CGAGGCAGGGTCAGTGGTCCCCATTTCCACTTATATCTGGTTAAGTCCCCGTATCACTCCTAGTACAGTcgtctgcaccccaccccccttaAGTGGTACAGTCTCCATAGATGACTCAACCCCTCCTTCAGATGGTTCAGCCCTACTCCTCCCCACAAAGTGGTCCCAACTCCCCCTTTCCAGATGGTGCAGTGCACACTGCGCCCCTCCCCAAAAGATAAAGTCTCAAAGAGGATGTAATAATTTTCCAGATAGTATAGGCCACCCGAACCCCCCTTTAATCCCATCAAGGACTTAGCCCCCTTTCCAGATGGTACAGTCCACCATGCTCCCCCCTCTTTAATGGTTCAGTCCACGGTGTTCCAGTTTCCCCTCCTCTCCACCAACCCTCCGCCCGCAAGTGTGCTGTTCAATCTCTACTTCATCCTCACAGAACTCTCCAAGTCCAGGCAGGTAGGAGGTACAATCTTCTTATCTCATAGGCTTCATCTACCTGTGACAAAGGTGGTCACAATCCCCCTTCCCAAAGCTTCAGTGGACGGTCTACTTCCTGCCCCAGCGGTCCAGTCCTGGCCTGCCGCTGCTCACCACTAAGGCAGGTGTTACAGCCCCATGGCTCCCACCCACTTTCCGCCACAGCACAGCAGGCTGTCGTGTAGTCCCTCCAGGCTCACCTCTCAAATACATTGTCCCACCCCCAGGTCCTACAGCCTGCCTTACCCCAACTCTCTGAGGTCCCCAACCCCGCTTTATGATAGAGTTGGCCCCTCCAGGTGAGCGCTACAGACCCTAGGCACTTCCCCGGGATATGGCCTACCTAGTTCCTCCCATCACCTGTTTAAGTGAtgtgagccccccccccccccgccccggagACATAAGGTACAGCCTCGTGTCTCACTAGGAGTGGAAGAGTCCCCAAGCTCCTCCCCAGAAGCCATGGCCTGCTCACCTCTCACCTGTGTGGTACTGTATTTCCCACAGGTAGCACAGCCCATGTGCCCAGCCTTAGGCCAGGTAGATGGTATAGTTGGAACGTCCAACTCCCCACCCCCGTGGACGAGAAAGCAGATAAAGAGGCGCAGTCTCCACACCTTCTCTTCTCCCTACAGGTGTCCAGCTTGCGTGGCACAGTTCCCCTGTCCCCCTCTCCCTCGAAGGTGGCACAGTCTGCTGCGCCCACACACCCTTCTTGCACCTGCCAGGTGGGAGGCCCAATGCCCCACCCCTGCAGGTGGTCCATCCCGCCGGCCCCTCCTCGGTGATGCTGCCACAAGGTTGGTACAGCCCCCCCGCGTCCTCTCTCAGGAGCCGCAGTCTGCCGCCTTCCCCCGCCCAACATCTACCAGCTGGGCGTCCCAGTCCCCGCGACGCCCTCCCCCAGAGGTGGCCCAGCCCGCCCACCGaggggccccagccctgcctcgcACCTGCCAGGTAAGTGGCACAGTCGGTGTAACCCTCGCGGTAGGGGTCGCACTTCTCGATGGCGGTGGCGCCGTCACTGAGCGTGGTGGCGAAGATTGCCGCACCGTGCTGCACCAGCGCCATGCAGATGGCCGTGTCGTTGCACGACGCCGCGCAGTGCAACGGTGTCCTAGGCGTGGGAGGCAGGCGTGAGAGGCCGCGCTGGGGCCCGCAGCGCCTTCCCCGCCCCACGCCGGCCGCGCGAGGTCAGGACTCACCAGCCGTGGCTGTCGGGGGAGTTGACGTTGGCACCCGCCGCGATGAGGAAGTCCACGATGGGGTAGTTGGCGCCGCAGATGGCGTTATGCAGGGCGGTGATGCCCTCCTCGTTGGGCTGGCTCGGGTCGTTCATCTGGACGGGCCGGGGGACGGGGAGGCTCAGTCTCAAGGCTGCTATCCAGTGTCtgccgcccccaccccacccgcccTTCTGTCTGGCAGCACTCACCTCCTTCACCGCCTGCTGCACCACGTCCAGCTCCCCGGTCAGCGCGGCGTCCAGCAGCAGCACGAGCGGGCTGAGGCGTGCGCGACGGACCTTGCGCGGGGAGCCGGCCTTCCGCAGCACGGAGCGCATCTCCTGGGGGACAGGACCGGGGCTTCAGCGGCTTGGCGGGGATTGCTAATATACCCATTCCTCAGAgcggggaaacagaggctcagggacCAGGTGGCCACTCCAGTTCATCCAACTAGACAGGGCTGAGACTGGAACCCAGGAAAGTACATAGCCTGAGTCCAGAGGGCCATGGGAAGGAGGGTCCCTCAGTTCTACAGCCTCTGGTTGCCTGCAACATTCAGGGAATCGGGTGATTTTGGAATCTTGGGCCCTGAGACCTGAGAGGAAGCTGGGAGACCATGAGGTTGATGATTGTGGAAGCCAGATATTCAATCCATAGTTTCCtctcttttatatattaaaaaaaaaaatgctaggaaGCACACATGACAAGATGTTACCAAGTGTTAATTTCAGATGTTTGGAATTAgaatatttatcatattattCCTTGTGCCTTCTTATTTTTGATTCTCAAGTATCCtacaaaattcatttattctgcaTATAGCATTTGTGATTCTGGTCTTCGATGTCAATGATTTCAAGATTCTGGAATttgaagatcccacaagccactcatttaaaaattctctgaTGCTAAGTTTCCAATATGTGTGAGTCCAGAAATGCTAAGTTGTGCCATTTCAAATTGCTGAGGACCCAGGACGTTGCATTCCCAAGATTCTATGATTGAGAACTTGAATATTTCATGGTGAGAATTTCATTCCAAAAGATTGGAAGGAAATACTCAAAATGTTAATCGTGGTTCTCTCTGAATGCTGTTATTTGGGCCTCTTTATTCtacttttatctatttcttcctagttactatgtttgtgtgtttctttctAGTGGAAAATGTTCACTTAAATAAAATTCTGTATTATAACATATTAGCACACTAATCTATGATTTAAGATTCAAAGGACGAGTCTTTAATTTTCAGTTCTGGGGACTTCAAGAATCAGTAATAACCAGGGTTTGTGTTACTAACTTTTTAATTCTAAGATCCTGTGCAAACCTTCAGTGTTCTGGAATTCTGAAATTTCACTCTTCTGAGTTTGTGATGCCAGGATTTAATTATTGAATTCTGTGAGTGTTCAGGTTTCTCTGTGGCCAGAACTTTGTGATTCTACAATGAGGCAACTTGACCATTTCAAGACGTTGtcattcttccattcttttttttttttttttttttttaagattttctttttaattaattaattaatttatttttgtctgtattgggtcttcggttcgtgcgagggctttctccagttgcggcaagcgggggccactcttcatcgcggtgcggggaccgctcttcatcgcggtgcgcgggcctttctccatcgcggcccctcccgttgcggggcacaggctccagacgcgcaggctcagcaattgtggctcacgggcccagctgctccgtggcatgtgggatcttcccagaccagggctcgaacccgtgtcccctgcattagcaggcagattctcaaccactgcgccaccagggaagccccattcttccATTCTTGATTTCAAGATCCTGAGCCTCAACATTTCTTGGCTCCACCCTCAGAAGGGCCTGGGAATAGGCATTTGGGGTCCACCTGGCCCCCATGTCTTCTCTGGGAATTGTTCTCCTCCATCTGTCTACCCACATTGAGCAATCAGGATTGTTCCATGTGACTACACCCCGCCCCCTCCAAGCCACGATGCAGAAACCAGACCAAGATCAGCAGGAGACCAGCCCCTGGTCAAatggtaacaataataatagttaatagttaagtgccaggcactattctaagcactatattaatgtattaaatcctcacagcaaccctatgctTATTttcatccccattctacagaggaggaaactgaggcacagagagactatGTGTCtggcccaaggttgcacagccgATAAGTgctgtggagctgggatttgaacccaggcagcctagcTCTGCCGCTGGTGCACTTAACCACGACACCCACAGCCTCAGAGATCAGAGACTTGTTCTTGAAAATCTGAATGGAAGAAGCTCTGACTAGAGTCAGAGGACACCATAGACTTGAACTGAGAGGTCATTTTGAGTCAGGGCTGGGTGGGCCATTTCTAGCCATGGCACAGGCTTGCTGAGGTGTAAGAGGAGAGAGCAGCTCCCCAGAGAAGGCGGACATGAGGGGCTGTGGCAACTAGGGAGAGAAATGGTGACTGCGTTGATTCAGGCAGGCTTTTCAGACCCCAGAATAAACCCTCTGTCATGCCAAGACGAAGTCAGTTCCAGGTTGGAAGACTCTAAGATTCCTGAAGGGAAGCCCTGGGGGGACAGGTTACTGGAGAAGAGCAGAGAAAATCTCTATGTGgccaagacttcttttttttttttttttaaatatggaatgcttcacgaatttgcgtgtcatccttgtgcaggggccatgctaatcttctctgtatcgttccaattttagtatatgtgctgccgaagcgagcactggCCAAGACTTCTGAACGCCCCTCCATATAtgttctccctttcttctgagcACAGGTACACTTAGatttaaaactacatttcccagcttcccttgcagctgggTTCCTGCCCAGTGGAATGTGCCAGATGTGATGTGTACAATTTCCAGGTTCTGTCCTAAAAGGGAAGGGATGCTTCCATATGCTAAGTAATATACCCCAGTTTTCTCCTATATTACTTACCATGCTCTGTGGCTGCTCTGGTGGGCTGCTCTGGAGAAGGGCTAGGGGTGGTATGGGAGCTGGTGGGGCTGGAGCAGGGGGCCCTGCCCTGGCCTCAGGTCCCTCAGCGATGGGACACAGCTCAGGCTCGGGCCTCCCAGGCCCACCGTGACGATGGAAGAGGCGGTTGATGATCTGCTGGTACTGCTTCTtgtgggtggggggcagggctacAATAGGGCTCTGCTCCATGGAGCCCCTGCGTTTGAGGGGCCGTGGAATTTCTGCCAGCACCCgtgccacctcctccagctcGGGCACTGACTGTGCCTCGGGTGGCAGCGCTGGCTGCAGCCGTGTGGGACTAAGGGGCCGAGTTACAGCGTCTTCATCTGCATCACCAGCCTCCAGCCCTGACGTCAGCAGCCCCTCCAGCTCCGGCTCAGGCTCCAGCTCAGTGGGAGGTTTGGGGAGGCCTACAAGGAGCAAGAGCCCCATCAAAGGAGGGGTCCCAAGAGACCCGAGAGACTCCCTCCCCACAACTTCCAGGACTTGCAACAAATGCctgatttgctgtgtgacctcagggcaGTTCCTTGCTTTCTCTGGGCTACACTTTCCCTGGGTTGTGAATAATAGACAATTATGACATCCCCCATTTAACAAGCACTTAGCATGTGCCTCGTGCTTTACATGCCTATCATTGAATTCTCACTACTACCTTGTGACGTTGATATGGCTAACATCTCATTATTACAGaaagggaaactgagtctcagagaaggcAAGTCAGTTGCCtaaagccacacagctgggatttgaactcagtccTATCTGACTCCAGAATCTCTGCTCCTACCATTATGATAAACTTGACTTTCTAAGATTGTAAGAATTTCCTCTCCTAACATCTCAGGCAGAAAGTTGCTgaggacgtccctggtggcacagtggttaagaatatgcctgccaatgcaggggacacgggttcaatccctggtccgggaagatcccacatgccacggagcaactaagcctgtccgccgcaactactgagcccatgcgccacaactactggagcccgggCTCagaataagagaagccaccgcaatgagaagcccgcacatcgccCCTGCTTGCTGtcattagagaaagcccgtatgcagcaaggaagacccgaggcagcccaaaataaatatagaaagaaagaaagaaaattgctgGGACTAGAATCTTGGTACTTGTTGGtctcttctctctgtttcttggCTCTCTATCAGAGCTTCTAAAGCAGGTAGAAATATACAATGATCATTTTATACATGATTTCATTGACTGTCCATCGTAATCTATGAAGTAAATGTTATTAATCtctcttcacagatgagaaaatgtaaGCTCAGATGGGTTAATTAATTTATCCTCAGTTACACAGCATGTCAATGGTAGAGAGGGGATCAAAACCCACTCTGCTTAAATCCAGGCCCTGCGCTGGTCTCACACCAAAAACTActaataattataatgataaataTGATAGCTACTGAGGGCTTACTATACATCAGGCCCTATTTTAAGGACTTTATATGGATTAAATAATCTAGTACCATACCCCAATAAGGTAGGTTCTATCACTATTCACCTTTTACACTCAAGGaaattgaggtccagagaggttaactgacttgccaaaggtcacacagcgtGGAGCCAGCCAGTCTGACTCCAGGGTCCATGCTTAAGCACTGTGCTATCCCTAGTTCCTGAGCAAATCCCCAAGCTCATCTGGCCTTGCTCTCTGCAGGGACAATGTCTGGAAACAGGTGTTTGGTTGCGATGGGACCCCAAGCTGGTTTGGTCCCCAGCCATCTGTCCTCCCTTCACCCATCCCTCCAGAACCCCCATTGCTGACTCACCTTCACTCACAGGGGACCAAGTCTCTTGAGGGGGTTGGGGGACTGGGGCAAGGGCTTGAAGCTGTAGCTGTGGCTGGGACTGTGgaggcagctggggctggagaagCAGCTTAGGCGGGGGAGCTCGAGAGAAGATGGGGGAGccagggagcatggccctgctggcTCCGTGCTCCCAAAAGGCATTCTGCAGCTTGAATATCATGCTGAGGGGGATGGGGCGCTGGCGGGGGGCACttcggggctgggggctggaaggAGGCATGGGAATGCGGCTGACAGGCTGCCAGCTTCGGGGCAAAGTGCCTGATGACCCCGCGGAGCCCAGCGATCGGCGGTAGCTGTCCACATCAGAACGCCTGTCGTTGGCCAGAGGGAAGACCTTGTAATTGCGGGGCAGAGTGGCGCTGGTGAAGTTGTCCtgggggagaaagagggaaggaaggaagatagaaGGGGCTCAGGTGGGAGGAAGATAGGCATAAGGGAGTGAATGATAAGGGagtggaggaaaggaggagggaggtaaAGGCAAAAggtgagaagggagagaaggaggggagggaagacagaggaagggaaaggaaagagggtcagggaggggatggaaatcCAGGATAAAGGAAGACCCTGGGGAAGGGTACGGAAACTGCGGGAGCAGCCAGGAGGGGAAGACTAGCCCTGACTCCACCTTTGCCCACCAGCCTCCTCCCCAAGTTTCTCCGGCCCCTCACCTTCCTGGTGGCCCCCAGCCCATCCAGGCTGCTCTCTCTCCAGGGTAACAGCTGCAGGCCTGGTGAAGCAGGCCGCGCGAAGACATCGGGTCCTGTGAGGCGGGAATCATTAGGGTCTGGGGAGGCCTCTCCGGGTCCCCCACTCCTTTGGCTTCGCACCACTCACGTTCATAGCTCGCTGTCTGCGAGGACTTCTT
This region of Balaenoptera acutorostrata chromosome 19, mBalAcu1.1, whole genome shotgun sequence genomic DNA includes:
- the LOC130705788 gene encoding uncharacterized protein LOC130705788 — protein: MACSPLTCVVLYFPQVAQPMCPALGQVDGIVGTSNSPPPWTRKQIKRRSLHTFSSPYRCPACVAQFPCPPLPRRWHSLLRPHTLLAPARWEAQCPTPAGGPSRRPLLGDAATRLVQPPRVLSQEPQSAAFPRPTSTSWASQSPRRPPPEVAQPAHRGAPALPRTCQYMCCRSEHWPRLLNAPPYMFSLSSEHRQKVAEDVPGGTVVKNMPANAGDTGSIPGPGRSHMPRSN
- the PPP1R13L gene encoding relA-associated inhibitor, whose product is MDSEAFQSSRNLLDLNLQSLATKHMDLKQVELDMATAKVDELTKQLESLWSDSPAAPLGSQARAPARLSRYSLSPVPEPLGSRGSPWKAITDGADTSFRRAESAPAQLPYSSLSPKGRPSSPRTQLYLQPDAYGSPDRAPSPRPRAFDGAGSPLGRAPSPRPGPLRQQGPPTPFDFLGRVRSPRVSPLAEGPQAFFPERGPSPRAPTAAYDAPTAFGSPLLGPGVSAFAPPLRAQDDLTLRRRSPKAWNESDLDVAYEKKSSQTASYERPDVFARPASPGLQLLPWRESSLDGLGATRKDNFTSATLPRNYKVFPLANDRRSDVDSYRRSLGSAGSSGTLPRSWQPVSRIPMPPSSPQPRSAPRQRPIPLSMIFKLQNAFWEHGASRAMLPGSPIFSRAPPPKLLLQPQLPPQSQPQLQLQALAPVPQPPQETWSPVSEGLPKPPTELEPEPELEGLLTSGLEAGDADEDAVTRPLSPTRLQPALPPEAQSVPELEEVARVLAEIPRPLKRRGSMEQSPIVALPPTHKKQYQQIINRLFHRHGGPGRPEPELCPIAEGPEARAGPPAPAPPAPIPPLALLQSSPPEQPQSMEMRSVLRKAGSPRKVRRARLSPLVLLLDAALTGELDVVQQAVKEMNDPSQPNEEGITALHNAICGANYPIVDFLIAAGANVNSPDSHGWTPLHCAASCNDTAICMALVQHGAAIFATTLSDGATAIEKCDPYREGYTDCATYLADVEQSMGLMYNGVVYALWDYSAEFGDELSFRDGESVTVLRRDGPEETDWWWATLHGQEGYVPRNYFGLFPRVKPQKNKV